In Flavivirga abyssicola, the following are encoded in one genomic region:
- the accB gene encoding acetyl-CoA carboxylase biotin carboxyl carrier protein, with amino-acid sequence MDIKEIQNLIKFVAKSGASEVKLEMDDIKITIKTGSESDTTIVHQVPATHIPQAAPIAAQPVATEAAPTKASEPAATEDSKYITIKSPIIGTFYRKPSPDKPLFVEVGQTIAEGDVLCIIEAMKLFNEIESEVSGKIVKILVDDSSPVEFDQPLFLVDPS; translated from the coding sequence ATGGATATAAAAGAGATTCAAAACTTAATCAAGTTTGTAGCCAAGTCTGGTGCAAGTGAGGTTAAATTAGAGATGGATGATATTAAAATCACCATAAAGACAGGATCAGAATCAGATACAACTATCGTACATCAGGTGCCTGCAACTCATATACCTCAAGCAGCTCCAATTGCTGCACAACCCGTAGCAACAGAAGCTGCACCTACTAAAGCAAGCGAACCAGCTGCTACAGAAGATTCAAAATATATTACAATTAAGTCGCCAATTATTGGTACTTTTTATAGAAAACCATCACCAGATAAACCTTTATTTGTTGAGGTTGGACAAACCATTGCTGAAGGAGATGTATTATGCATTATTGAAGCAATGAAACTTTTCAACGAAATTGAATCAGAAGTTTCAGGAAAAATTGTTAAAATATTAGTTGATGATTCTTCACCTGTAGAATTTGATCAGCCACTATTTTTAGTAGACCCGTCATAA
- a CDS encoding fibronectin type III domain-containing protein: MKLIKNIVFILVLAFCFVGCEYITEVADISEKTVVGLAPKSNTIVTDRDVVFSWNPVADAENYKLQIATPNFENASQIVTDSTMSVLSFTKTLSSGNYEWRVRAENSEYATAYTVHEFILTESPPKDISNQVIALTAPTNNATFSTTDPVNFSWETVEDADSYVFQIAIPDFDNPTEVIEDKIITETSFSKSNFEVGDYEWRVKAKNSIYETAYTTQSFKVQ, from the coding sequence ATGAAATTAATAAAGAACATAGTATTTATTTTGGTTTTAGCTTTCTGCTTTGTGGGGTGTGAATATATTACCGAAGTAGCCGATATTTCAGAAAAGACAGTAGTAGGACTGGCTCCAAAAAGTAATACAATAGTAACAGACAGGGATGTTGTTTTCTCATGGAACCCTGTAGCAGATGCAGAAAACTACAAACTCCAAATAGCAACGCCAAATTTCGAGAATGCTTCACAAATAGTAACAGACTCTACCATGTCAGTTTTATCATTTACAAAAACATTAAGTTCTGGTAATTACGAATGGCGGGTACGTGCTGAAAATTCAGAATATGCAACAGCCTATACAGTTCATGAGTTTATACTTACGGAGTCTCCCCCTAAAGATATTTCCAACCAAGTAATAGCTTTAACAGCACCAACTAATAATGCCACATTTTCAACTACAGACCCTGTAAATTTTTCTTGGGAAACCGTTGAAGATGCAGATAGTTATGTGTTTCAAATAGCAATCCCAGATTTTGATAACCCAACAGAAGTTATTGAAGACAAAATTATTACAGAAACCAGTTTTTCTAAGAGTAATTTTGAGGTAGGAGATTATGAATGGCGGGTAAAAGCAAAAAACTCAATCTATGAAACGGCATATACAACGCAAAGCTTTAAAGTTCAATAA
- a CDS encoding REP-associated tyrosine transposase, producing METDGYKIRDQSKAHYVTFTVVEWIDVFTRKAYKDIIIKSLDYCIKEKGMIVYGYVIMSNHIHLVLQSASNDLSGLIRDFKKFTAKAIINHIKTEIESRREWMLDLFSKATGTHNRNKVYQFWRYGNHPEEIYSEKFLWSKLDYIHLNPVRSGLVEKASHYKYSSAKNYVVGDGLLDINMASNPVVNVHNDNAFYKSIVW from the coding sequence ATGGAAACAGACGGTTACAAAATTAGAGACCAATCTAAAGCTCATTATGTTACATTTACGGTTGTGGAATGGATAGATGTTTTTACAAGAAAAGCCTATAAAGATATTATAATAAAGAGTTTAGATTATTGTATTAAAGAAAAAGGAATGATAGTATATGGCTACGTAATTATGAGTAATCATATACATTTAGTATTACAAAGTGCTTCAAACGATTTATCAGGCTTGATTAGAGATTTCAAAAAATTCACGGCCAAAGCCATTATTAATCATATTAAAACAGAAATAGAAAGTAGACGAGAATGGATGTTAGATTTATTTTCAAAAGCAACAGGGACTCATAATAGAAATAAAGTATATCAATTTTGGAGATATGGTAACCATCCAGAGGAAATTTACAGTGAGAAATTTTTATGGTCTAAATTAGACTATATTCATTTAAATCCGGTTAGGTCTGGATTAGTTGAAAAAGCATCACATTATAAATATTCCAGTGCAAAAAATTATGTTGTTGGTGATGGTCTTTTGGATATTAATATGGCTAGCAACCCTGTTGTTAATGTGCATAATGACAATGCTTTTTATAAAAGTATTGTATGGTAA
- a CDS encoding riboflavin synthase encodes MFTGIIEDIGIVSNLKEELDNLHISIKSNITTELKIDQSVAHNGVCLTVVNINNDEYTVTAIKETLDKTSLNTLKLNDKVNLERAMKLGDRLDGHIVQGHVDQTATCTNIEEANGSWIFTFTYDTSLNNITIEKGSITINGTSLTVVNSKKDSFSVAIIPYTYEHTNFNTFKAGTIVNLEFDVLGKYVAKLVDLNKEN; translated from the coding sequence ATGTTTACAGGAATTATTGAAGATATAGGCATCGTTTCTAATTTAAAAGAAGAATTGGATAACCTTCATATATCCATTAAAAGCAATATAACAACTGAATTAAAGATTGATCAAAGTGTTGCTCATAATGGCGTATGCTTAACTGTAGTTAATATCAATAATGATGAATATACCGTTACTGCTATAAAGGAAACATTAGATAAAACAAGCCTAAATACTTTGAAACTTAATGATAAAGTAAATCTGGAGCGCGCTATGAAATTAGGCGATAGACTTGATGGGCATATTGTACAGGGGCATGTTGATCAAACGGCAACTTGCACAAATATAGAAGAAGCAAACGGCAGTTGGATATTTACTTTTACTTACGATACGTCACTTAATAATATTACTATCGAAAAAGGATCTATAACTATTAATGGCACTAGTTTAACCGTAGTGAATTCAAAAAAAGATAGCTTTAGTGTAGCTATTATACCATATACATATGAACATACTAATTTTAACACCTTTAAAGCAGGTACTATTGTAAATTTAGAATTTGATGTTTTAGGAAAATACGTTGCTAAGCTAGTAGACTTAAATAAAGAGAATTAG
- a CDS encoding beta-ketoacyl-ACP synthase III, producing the protein MSKISAAITAVGAYVPEYVLTNQILETMVDTNDEWITSRTGIKERRILKDEGKGTSYLAIQAAQDLINKKGIDPKDIELIIVATATPDMKAASTAAYTASNIGAVNAFSFDMDAACSSFLFGMSVAASYIESGRYKNVLLIGADKMSSIINYEDRATCIIFGDGAGAVLFEPNEENLGLQDEYLRSDGTGREFLQATYGGSSFPLTSESMEKGGQYAFQEGRTVFKNAVFNMADATVKILERNNLTKDTVSWLAAHQANKRIIDATAQRIELEEEKVMMNIEKYGNTTSATLPLLLNDYESKLKKGDNIIFAAFGGGFNWGSIYLKWAYNSN; encoded by the coding sequence ATGAGTAAAATTTCAGCAGCAATTACAGCTGTAGGTGCGTATGTACCAGAATATGTGTTAACTAATCAAATTCTTGAGACCATGGTTGACACAAATGACGAGTGGATTACCTCTCGTACAGGAATTAAAGAGCGTAGAATTCTTAAAGACGAAGGAAAAGGGACTTCTTATTTAGCCATCCAGGCTGCTCAAGACCTTATTAATAAAAAAGGCATTGATCCCAAAGATATAGAACTTATTATTGTTGCCACAGCAACACCAGATATGAAAGCGGCATCAACTGCAGCCTATACAGCATCTAATATTGGAGCTGTTAACGCTTTCTCGTTCGATATGGACGCGGCATGCTCTAGCTTTTTATTTGGAATGTCTGTAGCAGCGAGTTATATAGAATCTGGCAGGTATAAAAATGTGTTATTAATAGGAGCAGATAAAATGTCTTCCATTATTAATTATGAAGACAGAGCTACTTGTATCATTTTTGGTGATGGAGCCGGTGCTGTTTTGTTTGAACCTAATGAGGAAAATTTGGGACTTCAAGATGAATATTTAAGAAGTGATGGTACAGGTAGAGAGTTTCTACAAGCCACTTATGGAGGGTCTTCATTTCCGTTAACGTCAGAATCTATGGAAAAAGGGGGGCAATATGCGTTTCAAGAAGGAAGAACGGTGTTTAAGAATGCGGTATTTAATATGGCAGATGCAACTGTTAAAATATTAGAACGTAATAACTTAACGAAAGATACAGTTTCCTGGCTAGCAGCGCATCAAGCAAATAAACGAATTATTGATGCTACAGCACAACGTATAGAATTAGAAGAAGAAAAGGTAATGATGAATATAGAGAAGTATGGAAATACTACATCTGCTACTTTACCATTGCTTTTAAACGATTACGAATCGAAACTTAAAAAAGGAGATAATATAATATTTGCCGCTTTTGGAGGCGGATTTAATTGGGGGTCTATTTATTTAAAATGGGCATATAATTCAAACTAA
- a CDS encoding type II secretion system F family protein → MAFQLDNISKQASEKKETTDSLSFLKKEITFFKSAFSNKIKEDFYTEMGVLLKAGVSLKDGLELIQNSQKKQQNKDIIKKISQDIVSGKTLSDALSTDKQFTSYEYYSIKIGEETGTLAQVSEQLGSFFARKNEQRRNLISALTYPIIILSTAVLVVVFMLQYVVPMFQDIFKQQGVDLPNITKFIIKVSEFLSSYGWIILITFIGIVFSQSYLNKKKRIKQIKDKLILRTPFIGNFVKTVYLSQFTQAVSLLTASKVPVVNSIQLVKQMINFYPLQHALEIVEQHILKGESLSESLNNHRLFDDKMIALVKVAEETNQTEYIFDRLNMQYNTQVQQQSKMLSTVMEPFIILIVGILVGVILIAMYLPMFKLSSVMG, encoded by the coding sequence ATGGCATTTCAGTTAGACAACATATCAAAACAAGCTTCAGAAAAAAAAGAAACAACAGATAGCCTTTCTTTTCTAAAAAAGGAAATCACATTCTTTAAAAGTGCTTTTTCAAATAAAATAAAAGAAGACTTTTATACTGAGATGGGGGTGTTGTTAAAAGCAGGAGTATCATTAAAAGATGGCTTAGAGTTAATTCAAAACTCACAGAAAAAGCAACAAAATAAAGACATCATAAAAAAGATCTCACAGGATATAGTTTCTGGGAAAACGCTATCGGACGCATTAAGCACAGACAAACAATTTACGAGCTATGAATACTATTCCATTAAAATAGGAGAAGAAACAGGCACTTTGGCCCAGGTTAGCGAACAATTAGGAAGTTTCTTTGCAAGAAAGAATGAACAGCGAAGAAACCTCATTAGTGCTTTAACCTATCCAATAATTATATTAAGTACCGCTGTTTTAGTGGTTGTGTTTATGTTGCAATATGTGGTGCCTATGTTTCAAGATATCTTTAAGCAGCAAGGTGTGGATCTGCCAAACATAACTAAATTTATAATTAAGGTCTCTGAGTTTTTAAGTAGTTATGGTTGGATTATTCTTATAACATTTATAGGTATTGTATTTTCACAATCCTACCTAAATAAAAAGAAGCGAATAAAACAGATAAAAGATAAATTAATCTTAAGAACACCCTTTATTGGTAACTTTGTTAAAACAGTATATTTATCACAATTTACTCAAGCTGTTTCATTACTCACTGCTTCTAAAGTTCCAGTAGTTAATAGCATACAACTTGTGAAACAGATGATTAATTTTTATCCACTACAACATGCTTTAGAAATAGTCGAACAACACATCCTAAAAGGGGAGTCTCTTAGTGAAAGCTTAAATAACCATAGGCTGTTTGATGATAAAATGATAGCACTTGTAAAAGTGGCAGAAGAAACCAATCAAACTGAATATATTTTTGATAGACTCAATATGCAATACAATACCCAAGTACAACAGCAATCTAAAATGCTATCAACTGTTATGGAGCCCTTTATTATATTAATTGTAGGTATCTTGGTTGGTGTTATTTTAATAGCCATGTACTTACCAATGTTTAAATTGAGTAGCGTTATGGGATAA
- a CDS encoding right-handed parallel beta-helix repeat-containing protein, whose amino-acid sequence MLKNLLVISILLLVLTSCDSNEIYVSPQGNQTSSGTKSDPLSFVAGINHISKLLKEKRLPKDGIKINVLGGVYQFDRPIVLSKEFKGTREAPITIQAVVGENVLFDGSMLIDSEKFNTIKNRKKTPLTKSAIDKIMVADGFLTLEGTSFVKVIGLSVKNVGSGSVYKITGDHNLIASAKISNSTAIGVDVSGNSNRVKGCDLIDLDTHVKLDGGVRSPNEIIPGYNVVENCHIYQNNFKHKKVNITLKGVSNTFRNNLIHNSLGRSMVVKGNDHIIEYNELFNIGFDEGDGGAIYSGGDLGGFGNIYRYNFFHHLIPISDKVECAGLHLDDGQSGATCVGNVFYKSASKGISMCGGAGHTLKENVFLEGDRGAYFATSLGNEIFQIQKEIKADLNHPRRGTKEDYIGRVEAYTGEKGWANSPWKEKYPLMNTILSDTLKFGRFWPIHHTIENNFYYNNKKSFDEIIDYRVDSIVVTKSSIKNNKCVSMNDFVDYENMSFKFKNEMKYPNIPFDEIGLYIDEYRSEMPKKEHYRKAIKRFYEGISNGDSGVKKRFNSAKIVEE is encoded by the coding sequence ATGCTTAAAAATCTTTTAGTTATAAGTATATTGCTACTGGTATTAACTAGTTGTGATTCCAACGAAATTTATGTATCTCCACAAGGAAATCAAACTAGTTCAGGCACGAAATCAGACCCTTTATCTTTCGTAGCAGGAATAAATCATATTTCTAAACTATTAAAAGAAAAAAGACTTCCCAAAGATGGTATAAAAATCAATGTATTAGGAGGTGTTTATCAATTTGATAGACCAATAGTATTGAGCAAAGAATTTAAAGGAACCAGAGAAGCACCAATAACTATTCAGGCAGTAGTAGGAGAAAATGTTTTGTTTGACGGAAGTATGCTAATTGATTCAGAAAAATTTAATACAATCAAAAACAGGAAAAAAACTCCATTAACTAAGTCGGCGATTGATAAAATAATGGTGGCAGATGGGTTTTTGACTTTAGAAGGAACAAGTTTTGTGAAAGTGATTGGATTATCCGTTAAAAATGTGGGAAGTGGGAGTGTTTATAAAATCACAGGAGATCATAACTTAATAGCATCAGCTAAAATATCAAATTCTACTGCAATAGGAGTTGATGTCTCAGGTAATAGTAATAGAGTAAAAGGATGTGATTTAATTGATTTGGATACTCATGTAAAATTGGATGGAGGCGTAAGATCCCCAAATGAGATTATACCAGGTTATAATGTTGTTGAAAATTGCCATATTTATCAAAATAATTTCAAACACAAAAAGGTAAATATCACCTTAAAAGGTGTTAGTAATACTTTTAGAAATAACCTAATTCATAATTCCTTAGGACGGTCTATGGTTGTAAAAGGTAATGATCATATTATTGAATATAATGAATTATTTAATATTGGTTTTGATGAAGGAGATGGTGGAGCTATTTATTCTGGGGGGGATTTAGGAGGGTTTGGAAATATATATCGTTACAATTTTTTCCATCATCTAATACCTATTTCTGATAAAGTAGAATGTGCCGGTTTACACTTGGATGATGGTCAATCTGGGGCAACCTGTGTAGGTAATGTTTTTTATAAATCTGCTTCGAAAGGAATTTCTATGTGTGGAGGGGCCGGTCATACTTTAAAAGAAAATGTTTTTTTAGAAGGAGACCGAGGTGCTTATTTTGCTACAAGTCTGGGGAATGAGATATTTCAAATTCAAAAAGAAATAAAAGCTGACCTTAATCATCCTCGTCGAGGAACTAAAGAAGATTATATAGGTAGAGTTGAGGCTTACACAGGCGAAAAAGGTTGGGCTAACTCACCTTGGAAAGAAAAATACCCTCTTATGAATACCATATTAAGTGATACTTTGAAGTTTGGTCGTTTTTGGCCGATTCACCATACCATTGAAAATAATTTTTATTACAACAATAAAAAATCTTTCGATGAGATAATTGATTATCGTGTAGATTCTATAGTTGTTACAAAATCAAGTATAAAAAACAATAAATGTGTTTCTATGAATGATTTTGTGGATTATGAAAACATGAGCTTTAAGTTTAAAAATGAAATGAAATATCCGAATATTCCATTTGATGAAATTGGATTATATATAGATGAATACAGAAGTGAAATGCCTAAAAAAGAGCATTATAGAAAAGCAATTAAACGTTTCTATGAAGGGATTTCAAATGGTGATTCAGGAGTAAAAAAACGTTTTAATTCTGCTAAAATTGTAGAAGAATAA
- a CDS encoding tail fiber protein: MRKVILILVLMIGHLCFGQIAELNRDNQSAISFLPGNGNSIFHISHGLNNDLNISEGINVGGGNIMTIKNIGLIGIGTTNPAYKLDVNGTGRFTSNLLIGDPNGARTEINTSTNHKIYAPTNIKTIDLDGNYQGGGFVGVYRADIFNNPVAMHARVDYNMQYLKVDKFTDNGVHADGAKLISILDTGDTEALTGLQLNTTNSAIVIGSWIGYEKNKGYGLINRYKTKFEKDLYITSGNVGIGTITPDAKLAVKGNIHTNEVKVDLLGAVVPDYVFYKDYDLKTLTEVENYITKKGHLPNIPSAKQMEKEGIMLKEMNLKFLEKIEELTLYTINQEKDINKLKKENQDLKRINSKLLELQKRLEKLESKK, translated from the coding sequence ATGAGAAAAGTAATTTTAATTTTAGTTTTAATGATCGGTCATTTGTGTTTTGGACAAATAGCTGAACTGAATAGAGATAATCAATCAGCTATATCTTTTTTACCAGGTAATGGAAATTCTATTTTTCATATTAGCCATGGATTAAATAATGATTTGAATATTTCTGAGGGAATAAATGTAGGAGGGGGAAATATTATGACTATTAAAAACATTGGGCTTATAGGTATTGGTACAACAAATCCCGCTTATAAATTAGATGTAAACGGTACAGGAAGATTTACAAGTAATTTGCTTATTGGAGACCCTAATGGAGCAAGAACGGAAATAAATACAAGTACTAATCATAAAATATATGCTCCAACAAATATAAAAACTATTGATCTTGATGGTAATTATCAAGGGGGTGGTTTTGTAGGTGTTTATAGGGCAGATATTTTTAATAACCCGGTGGCAATGCATGCAAGGGTAGATTACAATATGCAATATTTAAAAGTAGATAAGTTTACAGATAATGGAGTTCATGCTGATGGGGCAAAGCTTATAAGTATTTTGGATACTGGAGATACAGAAGCTTTAACAGGATTACAATTGAATACTACAAATAGTGCTATAGTTATTGGCAGTTGGATAGGTTATGAAAAAAATAAAGGTTATGGTCTTATAAATAGATATAAAACAAAGTTCGAGAAAGATTTATATATAACATCAGGTAATGTGGGGATCGGTACAATAACTCCAGACGCAAAACTTGCCGTAAAAGGAAACATCCACACCAATGAAGTAAAAGTAGATTTATTAGGAGCAGTAGTCCCAGACTATGTTTTTTACAAAGATTATGATTTAAAAACATTAACAGAAGTAGAAAATTATATTACTAAAAAAGGGCATTTACCTAATATTCCATCAGCAAAGCAAATGGAAAAAGAAGGCATTATGCTTAAGGAAATGAATTTAAAATTCCTGGAAAAAATAGAAGAGTTAACTCTATACACTATCAATCAAGAGAAAGATATAAATAAACTTAAAAAAGAAAATCAAGATTTAAAACGTATCAATTCTAAACTTCTCGAATTACAAAAAAGACTTGAAAAACTGGAATCTAAAAAGTAA
- a CDS encoding PID-CTERM protein-sorting domain-containing protein, which translates to MTVLNKRILTSILFVLISFVCVAQDPPPPGPPAPIGLPIDGGVLLGVIFALFYGVRKLMINNKK; encoded by the coding sequence ATGACAGTACTAAATAAAAGAATATTAACCTCTATCTTATTTGTATTAATAAGCTTTGTGTGCGTTGCTCAAGACCCTCCTCCTCCAGGACCACCAGCGCCTATAGGTCTTCCTATAGACGGAGGCGTATTGCTTGGTGTAATTTTTGCCTTATTTTATGGGGTTAGAAAATTAATGATTAATAATAAAAAGTAA
- the rpmF gene encoding 50S ribosomal protein L32: MAHPKRKISKTRRDKRRTHYKATAPQIATCPTTGEPHLYHRAHWFEGKLYYRGQVLIDNSEVENVA, translated from the coding sequence ATGGCACATCCTAAGAGAAAAATCTCAAAAACAAGAAGAGATAAGAGAAGAACTCATTACAAAGCAACTGCGCCACAAATTGCTACTTGCCCAACAACAGGTGAACCTCATTTATACCATAGAGCTCACTGGTTTGAAGGAAAATTGTATTACAGAGGTCAAGTATTAATTGACAACTCAGAAGTAGAAAACGTAGCATAA
- the pdxA gene encoding 4-hydroxythreonine-4-phosphate dehydrogenase PdxA yields the protein MIQKENIIVGISIGDLNGIGGEIVLKTFEDARILDFCTPVIFASAKTMNFFKTHFKSGINFHNISNINQLAKGKVNVFNCWNDPVKIEFGKEDVKIGEYAIKSLEAATKALKNNDVHVLVTAPINKHNIQSEDFKFPGHTDYLAQQLDGESLMFMVTESLRVGLLTDHVPVKDIVEHISEDLIIKKINTVYDSLKRDFKIGKPKIAVLGINPHTGDNGVIGSEDDVVLRPTLKKIKDEGKLVYGPYAADSFFGSDNYKNFDAIIATYHDQGLIPFKTLSFGQGVNFTAGLNKVRTSPDHGTAYEIAGKGKADSSSFKEAVFTALQIYRNRFDYEELISNPLKKANK from the coding sequence ATGATACAAAAAGAAAATATAATAGTAGGAATATCCATAGGAGATTTAAACGGTATAGGTGGAGAAATAGTTTTAAAAACATTTGAAGATGCAAGGATTTTAGATTTTTGTACTCCGGTAATTTTTGCCTCAGCAAAAACCATGAATTTTTTTAAAACTCATTTTAAATCTGGTATCAATTTTCATAACATTAGCAATATAAATCAATTAGCCAAAGGGAAAGTTAATGTATTTAACTGTTGGAATGATCCTGTAAAAATTGAATTTGGAAAAGAAGATGTTAAAATAGGTGAGTATGCTATAAAATCTTTAGAAGCAGCAACAAAAGCGCTAAAAAATAATGATGTTCATGTTTTAGTTACAGCACCAATAAATAAGCATAATATTCAATCAGAAGACTTTAAATTTCCAGGACACACGGATTATTTAGCACAACAATTAGATGGGGAAAGTTTAATGTTTATGGTAACGGAATCATTAAGAGTTGGGTTATTAACAGATCATGTGCCCGTAAAAGACATTGTTGAACACATTTCCGAGGATTTGATTATAAAAAAAATAAATACGGTTTATGATTCCCTTAAAAGAGATTTTAAAATAGGTAAACCTAAGATTGCAGTTTTAGGAATTAATCCGCATACTGGTGATAATGGTGTCATTGGTAGTGAAGATGATGTTGTTTTAAGACCTACACTTAAAAAAATTAAAGACGAAGGGAAATTAGTGTATGGGCCATATGCGGCTGATAGCTTTTTTGGGTCTGATAATTATAAAAATTTTGATGCAATAATTGCCACATATCACGATCAGGGTTTAATTCCTTTTAAAACATTATCTTTTGGTCAAGGTGTTAATTTTACAGCAGGATTAAATAAAGTAAGAACTTCTCCAGATCATGGTACAGCTTATGAAATAGCAGGAAAAGGAAAGGCCGATTCAAGTTCATTTAAAGAAGCCGTTTTTACAGCATTACAGATATACAGGAATAGATTTGATTATGAAGAACTTATCTCAAATCCGCTGAAAAAAGCAAACAAATAG
- a CDS encoding prepilin-type N-terminal cleavage/methylation domain-containing protein — translation MNTKHKIGAFTLSEMIIVIIITSIIVGMAFSVLTLVQRHMSSIQNNFNKSTELVKLEQSLKIDFNRYSKIAYNEIEDKLIFTSEIDAVVYKFTNDYIIKDLDTFNLSLQHKTVFFDGDKKQSGFIDAIRLETTKALQNQQLFIFKQNDAAQYMN, via the coding sequence TTGAACACTAAACATAAAATAGGGGCCTTTACGTTAAGTGAAATGATTATTGTTATCATCATAACAAGCATTATTGTGGGGATGGCATTTTCTGTGCTGACTTTGGTTCAAAGACATATGAGCAGTATTCAGAATAACTTTAATAAAAGTACAGAGCTTGTGAAGTTGGAACAATCGCTGAAGATAGATTTTAATAGATACTCAAAAATTGCATATAATGAGATAGAAGATAAATTGATATTTACTTCAGAAATAGATGCTGTTGTTTATAAGTTTACCAATGACTATATTATTAAAGACCTAGATACTTTTAACCTTTCGCTACAGCATAAAACGGTCTTTTTTGATGGCGATAAAAAACAAAGCGGATTTATAGATGCCATTAGATTAGAGACCACTAAAGCGCTACAAAATCAGCAACTTTTTATATTTAAACAAAATGATGCAGCACAATACATGAATTAA
- a CDS encoding YceD family protein: MKPLKAFIIPFVGLKIGKHLFEYKIEQAFFEHFEYEEFNDVNININVELEKKATLLELHFKVSGWVNVNCDLTNEPYNQSIENEFDLVVKFGDEYNDEHVDILIVPHGTYEINIQQYIYELVVLAVPTKRVHPGVEDGTLHSDILKKLEELSPKLKEDKEKEDIDPRWNTLKKLLTDK, from the coding sequence ATGAAGCCATTGAAAGCGTTTATAATTCCTTTTGTAGGGTTAAAAATAGGAAAGCATCTTTTTGAGTACAAAATAGAACAGGCGTTCTTTGAACATTTTGAGTATGAAGAGTTTAATGATGTGAACATCAACATCAATGTTGAGCTAGAAAAAAAGGCAACATTACTTGAGTTACACTTTAAAGTTTCAGGCTGGGTTAATGTTAATTGCGACTTAACAAACGAACCATATAATCAATCTATAGAAAACGAGTTTGATTTAGTAGTGAAGTTTGGAGATGAGTACAATGATGAGCATGTTGATATTTTAATAGTACCTCACGGGACTTACGAAATTAATATACAACAATATATTTATGAATTGGTTGTGCTTGCAGTACCTACCAAAAGAGTACATCCAGGCGTTGAAGATGGAACATTACATTCAGACATACTTAAAAAATTAGAAGAATTAAGCCCAAAGCTTAAAGAAGATAAAGAAAAAGAGGATATAGATCCTCGTTGGAATACATTAAAAAAACTATTAACGGATAAATAA